Proteins encoded by one window of Cloeon dipterum chromosome 4, ieCloDipt1.1, whole genome shotgun sequence:
- the LOC135941706 gene encoding CD209 antigen-like — translation MLNLKCLVILLALSCLGTCRNLGNDKTSRNSPRIKEFVTINGSEYYIDTDSWLTHDQAKANCITRNSRLVTFSSREKYNDLVTYLSTRGLGWTWFWTDGFRPVSSSRWFWSNSNTEITEFLWAVNRPEAQSLSQSRCITFSFDFKGWDDDPCNIVLPHVCEKC, via the exons ATGCTCAACCTCAAGTGTCTGGTAATACTTCTCGCATTGTCATGTTTG GGAACATGCAGGAATCTCGGCAATGATAAAACGTCGCGAAATTCACCTC GAATCAAGGAATTTGTAACGATAAATGGCAGCGAATACTACATCGACACAGACTCT TGGCTGACACATGACCAGGCAAAGGCTAACTGCATAACACGCAACTCCCGTCTTGTTACTTTTTCATCCAGAGAAAAGTACAACGACCTGGTAACCTACCTGTCCACAAGAG GATTGGGTTGGACTTGGTTCTGGACGGACGGATTCAGACCAGTTAGCTCAAGCAGATGGTTCTGGAGCAATAGCAACACTGAAATCACCGAGTTTTTGTGGGCCGTGAACAGACCCGAGGCGCAGAGTCTTTCTCAATCGAGATGCATTACGTTCAGTTTTGATTTCAAAGGCTGGGACGACGATCCATGCAACATTGTGTTGCCACACGTGTGCGAAAAGTGTTGA